The following are encoded in a window of Candidatus Binatus sp. genomic DNA:
- a CDS encoding MBL fold metallo-hydrolase, whose translation MATKIVEVHPGIYEIFLPLPMRPTIINVYLLDCHGAWTLVDTGMNSPESIAALEEAVAEVGIKIEDLDAIIATHHHIDHFGASGEIRRRSHATTHIHRLEAERAGRMIEFGKMSPHDRPESRAFFVRHGFPIEQLAPTGMRPGWMGTSMYGPVTQPDRFIDDHDVIKIGDRELEVIWTPGHSPGHNVLYLRKEKVMIVGDHLLPKITPHVGIYPDAVGTNPLGDFLNSQVKVQKFEVELVLPAHGGVYHDHRHRANQLIEHHRYREAEMLDLTRKAPQTAFEIAQQIFGGEERPIFHVMAATFETLAHLEFACFEGRARRSQRGERTVFQAL comes from the coding sequence ATGGCGACGAAAATAGTTGAGGTTCATCCGGGTATCTACGAGATCTTTCTGCCGCTGCCGATGCGGCCGACGATCATCAACGTTTATTTGCTCGACTGTCACGGCGCGTGGACGCTGGTCGATACCGGGATGAACTCGCCCGAGAGCATCGCCGCACTCGAGGAAGCGGTGGCGGAAGTCGGGATCAAGATCGAGGATCTCGACGCGATCATCGCCACGCATCACCATATCGATCACTTCGGCGCGTCGGGCGAGATTCGACGCCGCAGTCACGCCACGACCCACATTCATCGGCTCGAAGCCGAGCGCGCCGGCAGGATGATCGAGTTCGGAAAGATGAGCCCTCACGATCGGCCCGAGTCGCGCGCGTTTTTCGTACGCCACGGATTTCCGATCGAGCAATTGGCGCCGACCGGGATGCGCCCGGGGTGGATGGGGACGTCGATGTACGGTCCGGTCACGCAACCCGACAGGTTCATCGACGATCACGACGTAATCAAAATCGGCGACCGCGAACTCGAAGTGATCTGGACGCCTGGCCATTCCCCGGGTCACAATGTGCTTTACTTGCGCAAGGAGAAGGTGATGATCGTGGGCGATCATCTGTTGCCCAAAATTACTCCACACGTGGGTATCTATCCGGACGCGGTGGGAACCAACCCGCTCGGCGATTTCCTCAACTCGCAGGTGAAGGTCCAGAAATTCGAGGTTGAGCTGGTTTTGCCGGCGCACGGCGGCGTGTATCACGACCATCGTCATCGCGCCAATCAATTGATAGAACATCACCGGTATCGAGAGGCTGAAATGCTCGATTTGACGCGCAAGGCGCCGCAGACGGCGTTCGAGATCGCGCAACAAATATTTGGGGGCGAAGAACGGCCGATATTCCATGTGATGGCGGCGACCTTCGAAACCCTTGCGCATCTGGAATTTGCCTGTTTTGAAGGCCGCGCACGCCGGTCGCAGCGGGGTGAACGAACTGTGTTCCAGGCGTTATGA